The following is a genomic window from Malus sylvestris chromosome 12, drMalSylv7.2, whole genome shotgun sequence.
catattagatgaattagggttttggttgtttaggttacttaaagaagtgactatataaatgactttatagccaaaattcattaaggaaaaattaagggtttattttgggggaaaattggtgagaattgtctctccattttctctctaaagaggccaacaccttggagggtacatctagcaatcctactactccaaggtcactcatttcttctacaatcaaaccttggtgaagagacttagaggttccctattttgggaacttggagaaacctatttttccatccaaatccatggatctaagaagcaaggaatgaaggccctatctctttgggtgattagcctttgcttatgcaaagaggaatctacaaaggtaataatttcaactcactttgttttgagttgattattggttcaccaatctactaggctttgaatttcatggtaatgttttgtttttgagtgcatgcaagcatgattccgccttttaattgttaattgcatgctatatgatgttgctcaaatgaacatgtttttcaaaataaatccttcagtgATGGCGTGtgagaaaaacaaaacatccaaataattcaaaactgtGTCTTTGACTCTTGACAACTTTTACAACTTTTGAcaagataaaaattaaaaagtaattGTGGTTTCATCAAGATTCAAAACTGTGTGTCACGCGTGATATTTTTTCACATTCTTAGAGGTGGAGTATTAGAtcatcacacatttttttacccttcgaaaattgaaaaacctCTATTACACCTTTTCGTTTCTTATTCTTCCCTTAGCCCTTTCAGAGCCATTCCAGAGCCATTTCAGAGCCATTTCAGAGCTTCAAACTGAATAAATGGATTTGCAGCTCGCGCCACTCCAAATTAAATGTTAAataccttctttctctctcatttattCATAGACGGCAAGCTGCAGAGGATCGTCGAGGCTTTGCTGCAATGTACGACATCGAAAGTTCCATATTTGTTACATTtgtgtaattattattttattgttgctCCACGCAGATTCTATTTGGCCTttacacaaagggttccatatttaaggtaagtttacaaacttatatttatattattgtaatttatacaacaacaacaaaatttgtGTGGAACCGTGCATGTGATCTAAGAACcaaataatacttgcatgttaattttttgaagtaattaagtaatgttgtataattattccctagaataattttaatatgtttaatgttatttattattttattatcaaattggattattattcattaatattaggttttattattccatattatttttataattacttaaattcttacaaacattttctttacttcctatttaattcttctgtagaataattttatttcctattttctttacttcctatttaatatgtttccgtcactactatattttttggccaaaaaataattgcctaatttccatgaaaaataaatataggtacgtttaagatgtccagtggagttactaaacgtgatccagctttggaaaatggagacctaatagacggaaacaaacatggcacaatttgcaaatattgtggtcgggtaatgaagagtggcggagtgacacgacttaagtaccatcttagtggattagatccaggaaataatgtCCAACAATGCGATAATGTCCctccagaagtgaaggcattcatcagcacattattaaaaaataaaaaacaccagaaggaaaagaaaacacatggaatggaaaatattcgagctgggctacgaggagaagtcattggccaagcggttaacagtgatgatgatgacgatgaggacgaacgtgatgatgacatgggacctaaAGAACAATGCAGTTTCAAACAAGCATTATGTGCCTCtcaacagtcagcatgggaaagagaacaccttcataaaattcctaatagagcacaaggttcc
Proteins encoded in this region:
- the LOC126592723 gene encoding uncharacterized protein LOC126592723, producing MSSGVTKRDPALENGDLIDGNKHGTICKYCGRVMKSGGVTRLKYHLSGLDPGNNVQQCDNVPPEVKAFISTLLKNKKHQKEKKTHGMENIRAGLRGEVIGQAVNSDDDDDEDERDDDMGPKEQCSFKQALCASQQSAWEREHLHKIPNRAQGSGTSGGSQMRQAACVRESQPTPPIALSLYKSSKARQKSVWSYFTGGNVKEGMGRLISKFFIYENVPAEKASSHHFKNMVLGCQQAGVGVQPPTPMR